The following proteins are co-located in the Trichormus variabilis 0441 genome:
- a CDS encoding PepSY-like domain-containing protein has translation MKNIPITLFLFVFSGAYLIVFLLSSYHPAKKEQSITVPPSVQAAFQAKYPNIPHTWQRHEYGYEAVFTQNNIQYEAEFSETGEWLETEYYVTEKDFPPIVLKRIKQERPGYIITKYEVEITPKGIFYEVDITDGELEEELYLDSQGNLQTDLYED, from the coding sequence GTGAAAAACATACCAATTACATTATTCTTATTTGTGTTTAGTGGTGCATATCTCATAGTATTTTTATTGTCTAGCTATCATCCCGCAAAAAAGGAACAAAGTATCACAGTTCCCCCAAGTGTTCAAGCAGCTTTCCAAGCTAAATATCCCAATATTCCTCACACCTGGCAAAGACATGAATACGGTTATGAGGCAGTTTTTACTCAGAATAATATCCAATACGAAGCGGAGTTTTCCGAGACCGGGGAATGGCTAGAAACAGAGTACTATGTGACAGAAAAAGATTTCCCTCCTATTGTACTAAAACGTATCAAGCAAGAACGTCCTGGATATATCATCACAAAATATGAAGTTGAAATTACACCTAAAGGTATATTTTATGAGGTAGATATTACTGACGGAGAACTTGAGGAAGAATTATATCTTGATAGTCAGGGAAACCTGCAAACTGACTTATATGAGGATTAA
- the ftsH gene encoding ATP-dependent zinc metalloprotease FtsH — translation MKNFGKKALIKQQSPKRVAWTGALAASLIMLPTMFGGNPVLAQKAERESLSYGELIQKVNQEQVKRVELDETEQIAKVYLKGQKPDAPPIQVRLLEQNNELINRLKEKNVDFGEISSANSRAAVGLLINLMWILPLVALMLLFLRRSTNASSQAMNFGKSRARFQMEAKTGVKFDDVAGIEEAKEELQEVVTFLKQPERFTAVGARIPKGVLLVGPPGTGKTLLAKAIAGEAAVPFFSISGSEFVEMFVGVGASRVRDLFKKAKDNAPCLIFIDEIDAVGRQRGTGIGGGNDEREQTLNQLLTEMDGFEGNTGIIIIAATNRPDVLDSALLRPGRFDRQVIVDAPDLKGRLEILQVHSRNKKVDPSVSLEAIARRTPGFTGADLANLLNEAAILTARRRKEAITILEIDDAVDRVVAGMEGTPLVDSKSKRLIAYHEVGHGLVGTLLKDHDPVQKVTLIPRGQAQGLTWFTPNEEQGLISRSQLKARITSTLAGRAAEEIVFGKPEVTTGAGDDLQKVTSMARQMVTRFGMSELGPLSLENQSGEVFLGRDWMNKSDYSEEIAAKIDSQVREIINTCYQTSKELLQTNRVVMERLVDLLTEQETIEGDLFRKIVSESQNQVVDEQLSMVMGNG, via the coding sequence ATGAAAAATTTTGGGAAAAAGGCATTGATAAAACAGCAATCACCAAAGCGCGTTGCTTGGACTGGTGCTTTGGCAGCCAGTTTGATTATGTTACCAACGATGTTTGGCGGTAATCCTGTCTTAGCGCAAAAAGCAGAGCGTGAGTCTCTGTCATACGGAGAGTTGATTCAAAAAGTTAATCAAGAGCAAGTCAAAAGAGTAGAACTGGACGAAACTGAACAGATAGCTAAAGTTTATTTAAAAGGGCAAAAACCAGACGCACCACCAATACAGGTGAGGTTGTTGGAGCAGAACAACGAGTTAATTAACAGACTCAAAGAAAAAAATGTTGATTTTGGTGAGATTTCTTCTGCCAATAGTAGAGCTGCTGTAGGGTTATTAATTAACCTGATGTGGATTTTGCCATTGGTGGCTTTAATGCTGCTATTTCTGCGTCGTTCTACAAATGCTTCTAGCCAAGCAATGAATTTTGGCAAATCTAGGGCGCGTTTCCAAATGGAAGCCAAGACTGGGGTGAAGTTTGACGATGTAGCGGGTATTGAAGAAGCGAAGGAAGAATTACAAGAAGTTGTGACATTCCTCAAGCAGCCAGAAAGATTTACGGCTGTGGGTGCGCGGATACCTAAAGGTGTGCTGTTGGTGGGGCCTCCAGGTACTGGTAAAACTTTACTAGCAAAAGCGATCGCTGGGGAAGCGGCTGTACCATTTTTCAGCATTTCCGGTTCGGAATTTGTGGAAATGTTCGTGGGTGTGGGTGCTTCTCGCGTCCGCGATTTGTTTAAGAAAGCTAAAGACAATGCGCCTTGTCTGATATTTATCGATGAAATCGATGCAGTTGGCAGACAACGGGGTACGGGTATTGGTGGGGGTAACGATGAGAGAGAACAAACCCTCAATCAGTTACTCACGGAGATGGATGGTTTTGAAGGTAACACAGGCATCATTATTATTGCTGCAACCAACCGTCCCGACGTATTAGATTCAGCTTTGTTACGTCCTGGTCGTTTCGACAGACAAGTAATTGTTGATGCACCAGACTTGAAAGGACGCTTAGAGATTTTGCAAGTCCATTCACGCAATAAGAAAGTTGACCCCAGTGTATCACTAGAGGCGATCGCTCGTCGCACACCCGGATTTACAGGTGCAGATTTAGCCAACTTACTCAACGAAGCCGCTATCCTCACAGCACGTAGACGCAAAGAAGCAATTACGATTCTAGAAATTGATGACGCTGTTGATAGGGTAGTTGCTGGGATGGAAGGGACACCCCTAGTAGACAGCAAGAGTAAGCGCTTAATTGCTTACCATGAAGTTGGACATGGTTTAGTCGGGACGTTATTAAAAGACCATGACCCAGTGCAGAAAGTCACCCTGATTCCCAGAGGACAAGCACAAGGTTTAACTTGGTTTACTCCCAACGAAGAACAAGGGTTAATCTCTCGTTCCCAACTCAAAGCTAGAATTACTTCTACTTTGGCCGGTCGTGCTGCTGAAGAAATTGTCTTTGGTAAGCCAGAAGTGACCACAGGTGCGGGTGATGACCTGCAAAAAGTCACATCAATGGCAAGGCAAATGGTGACAAGGTTTGGTATGTCTGAACTAGGCCCCTTATCTCTGGAAAATCAAAGTGGCGAGGTATTTTTAGGACGCGACTGGATGAATAAATCCGACTATTCTGAAGAAATAGCTGCCAAGATAGATTCTCAAGTCCGAGAAATTATCAACACCTGTTACCAAACATCAAAGGAACTTTTGCAAACTAACCGCGTGGTTATGGAACGACTAGTAGATTTGTTGACAGAACAAGAAACTATTGAAGGTGATTTGTTCCGTAAAATTGTTAGCGAAAGTCAAAACCAAGTGGTTGATGAGCAATTGTCGATGGTAATGGGTAATGGGTAA
- a CDS encoding sensor histidine kinase → MGQQAKKDKSQVILFYPDTHKSVKNQQNSIAGTFLKHRRGFFWSTRTRILSWYAIILFFIFLVFIPTIRQALYARVNQRVNEEAIEKIEIFEQLLGTSNTPKHQLDEESIEAIDKLKQNDNRLLKPPTTKQELREFFDAFLGNQLPQDDTFLIALMDEKFYKSSPRARPKEMDRDAKLIRDWAKLTQTKQEEVVIPNSEVESIVYLAQPVKIQSEIMGVIVIAHTTAGERGEVLETLAVIVRVSAFVLIFALVLAWLASGKILAPLRLLTQTARKISETDLNQRITIDGNGELAELGTTFNDMMDRLQNAFISQRNFINDAGHELRTPITIIRGHLELMGNDPKEIQETLTIVIDELERMNRFVNDLMLLAKAERPDFLLLETFDVCTFTEELFAKVKGLGDRIWKLEAVARGKIVGDRQRLTQAVMNLAQNATQHTNNTDTIALGSMIYRDKVSFWVRDTGAGIASADQYRIFQRFARATNSRRLSEGAGLGLSIVQAIAEAHKGRVTLQSELGAGSVFTIIIPLEPPQEATFIQN, encoded by the coding sequence ATGGGGCAACAAGCTAAGAAAGATAAATCTCAAGTTATACTATTTTATCCTGACACTCATAAATCAGTGAAGAACCAGCAAAATAGCATAGCTGGAACATTTCTCAAGCACCGTCGAGGCTTCTTCTGGTCTACACGTACAAGGATTTTGTCCTGGTATGCCATAATTTTATTTTTTATTTTTCTGGTTTTTATTCCGACAATTCGTCAGGCTTTATATGCACGAGTTAATCAACGTGTAAACGAGGAAGCAATAGAAAAGATAGAAATATTTGAGCAACTACTTGGTACAAGTAATACTCCTAAGCATCAGTTAGATGAAGAAAGTATTGAAGCTATTGATAAACTTAAACAAAATGATAACCGTCTACTAAAGCCACCAACGACAAAGCAAGAGCTAAGAGAGTTTTTTGATGCTTTTTTAGGCAATCAACTCCCACAAGACGATACATTTTTGATTGCCCTGATGGACGAAAAATTTTATAAATCAAGTCCTAGAGCTAGACCAAAAGAAATGGATAGGGATGCAAAACTCATTCGAGATTGGGCGAAATTAACACAGACAAAGCAAGAAGAAGTTGTAATACCTAATAGTGAAGTTGAAAGCATCGTTTATCTAGCTCAACCTGTGAAAATTCAGAGCGAAATCATGGGAGTTATAGTCATTGCCCACACTACTGCTGGAGAACGTGGAGAAGTTTTGGAAACTTTAGCAGTGATTGTTCGAGTGAGTGCATTTGTTTTAATATTCGCTTTAGTTTTGGCTTGGCTTGCTTCAGGAAAAATTTTGGCTCCTTTGCGCTTACTAACTCAAACAGCTCGTAAAATTAGTGAAACTGATTTAAATCAACGCATCACTATAGATGGTAATGGAGAACTAGCAGAATTAGGCACTACGTTTAATGACATGATGGATAGGTTACAAAATGCGTTTATTAGTCAACGCAACTTTATTAATGATGCTGGACATGAACTGCGAACACCTATTACCATTATTCGTGGTCATTTAGAATTGATGGGCAATGACCCAAAAGAAATACAAGAAACTCTAACTATAGTCATAGATGAGTTGGAACGAATGAACCGTTTCGTCAATGATTTGATGTTACTAGCAAAAGCAGAGCGTCCAGATTTTTTACTACTAGAAACATTTGATGTTTGCACTTTTACCGAAGAATTATTTGCTAAAGTCAAAGGTCTTGGCGATCGCATCTGGAAACTGGAAGCTGTGGCTAGAGGTAAAATAGTAGGCGATCGTCAACGTCTGACTCAGGCTGTGATGAATTTGGCACAAAATGCCACTCAACATACAAACAACACTGATACAATTGCTCTGGGGTCAATGATTTACAGAGATAAAGTCAGCTTTTGGGTACGTGACACAGGTGCAGGTATTGCATCAGCTGACCAATACAGAATTTTTCAGCGCTTTGCTCGTGCAACAAACAGTCGCCGTCTTTCTGAAGGTGCTGGGCTAGGTTTATCTATTGTCCAAGCCATTGCAGAAGCCCACAAAGGACGAGTTACCTTACAAAGTGAACTAGGGGCAGGGTCTGTATTCACGATTATCATACCTTTGGAACCACCCCAAGAAGCAACATTTATCCAAAATTAA
- a CDS encoding NADPH-dependent FMN reductase produces MVKIVGIAGSLRPNSYTQLALRVAAQRLEALGAEVEIIDLREWQLPFCNGGKDYSDYPDVQRLRDTVSNADGLILATPEYHGSVSGVIKNALDLMSFDELSGKVTGLISILGGQSNSNALNDLRLIVRWVHGWVIPEQIAIGQAYSAFSPEGKLLDEKLSQRFDQFAQSLVENTRKLRGVN; encoded by the coding sequence ATGGTAAAAATTGTAGGTATTGCTGGTAGTTTAAGACCAAACTCTTACACTCAGTTAGCTTTGCGGGTAGCAGCGCAACGCCTAGAAGCCTTGGGTGCGGAAGTAGAAATTATCGATTTGCGGGAGTGGCAATTACCATTTTGCAATGGTGGTAAAGACTACTCAGATTATCCAGATGTTCAGCGCTTGCGTGACACCGTTAGTAATGCTGATGGACTGATTTTAGCTACACCTGAATATCATGGCAGCGTTAGTGGTGTAATCAAAAATGCCCTTGATTTGATGAGCTTTGATGAACTGTCTGGTAAAGTTACAGGACTGATTAGCATTTTGGGTGGTCAATCAAATAGCAACGCCCTAAACGACTTGAGACTGATTGTTCGTTGGGTACATGGTTGGGTAATTCCAGAGCAAATTGCCATTGGACAAGCCTACAGTGCTTTTAGTCCTGAAGGAAAGTTACTTGATGAAAAACTCTCCCAAAGATTTGATCAATTTGCCCAAAGTTTAGTAGAAAATACTCGCAAGCTACGCGGAGTAAATTAG
- a CDS encoding ABC transporter ATP-binding protein: protein MLKPKKSAVPGLWEVLVYFWPDIRPQYGLLLVSAIALIADVGLRVLEPWPLKFVFDYVLLRGDRVNTLPLIANLEPITLLTFSAVAVLMITGLRAFAAYGSTVGLAIVGSRVMAKVRNRLYCHLQDLSLAYHTKARSGDLIIRVSSDASRLQEIMITAALPLVVSILSLFGMIGVMFWMNLSLTLLSLITLPFFWLVTNRLSQRIKDSSLKQRQQEGAVAATAAESIAAIKLVKALSLQDAFARVFAQQNQSSLKESVKTQRLAAHLERTVDAVIAMGTAIVLWYGSWLALRDALTPGDVLVFLTYLKNAFKPVQNFAKYTGRLAKAAASGERILDVLNQKPDIHDLPDAVPASIFRGAVRFDRVHFAYDSGRVLLEDINLNIQSGQQVAIVGTSGGGKSTLVSLLLRLYDPTSGRVMIDGRDIREYTLASFRSQISVVLQDSLLFAASVKENIAYGIAGVSDAEIEAAARLAHAHDFIQALPQGYDTLVGERGATLSGGQRQRIAIARAAIRQAPILILDEPTTGLDKESEKAVIDALQRLSRNRTTFLITHDLDFATRADMIIYLEHGRIVEQGSHVELLNKNGRYAALYEVQASLRV, encoded by the coding sequence ATGCTAAAACCCAAAAAATCAGCTGTTCCCGGTTTGTGGGAAGTGCTGGTTTATTTCTGGCCTGATATTCGTCCCCAGTATGGATTACTTTTAGTTTCGGCGATCGCTTTAATTGCAGATGTGGGATTGCGGGTGTTAGAACCTTGGCCTCTGAAATTCGTCTTTGATTATGTTCTTCTGCGGGGCGACAGGGTTAATACTCTTCCCCTCATAGCTAATCTAGAACCAATCACATTACTAACATTCTCAGCCGTTGCAGTTTTAATGATTACAGGGTTACGCGCTTTTGCTGCCTATGGAAGTACCGTAGGATTAGCCATAGTCGGTAGCCGAGTCATGGCTAAAGTGCGGAATCGTCTATATTGTCATCTACAAGATTTATCTTTGGCTTATCACACCAAAGCCCGTAGTGGTGATTTAATTATCCGTGTCAGTAGCGATGCTAGCCGTCTCCAAGAGATTATGATTACGGCAGCATTACCACTAGTAGTTAGCATTCTCTCTCTATTTGGCATGATTGGGGTAATGTTTTGGATGAATCTTAGCCTCACTCTGCTGTCACTCATCACGTTACCGTTCTTTTGGTTAGTCACTAACCGACTCAGCCAGCGCATCAAAGATTCTTCATTAAAGCAACGTCAACAAGAAGGGGCTGTGGCGGCGACGGCGGCTGAGTCTATCGCGGCGATTAAATTAGTCAAAGCCCTCTCCCTACAGGATGCTTTCGCACGGGTGTTTGCTCAACAAAATCAAAGTAGTCTCAAAGAAAGTGTCAAAACTCAACGGCTGGCGGCTCATTTGGAACGTACTGTAGATGCGGTAATTGCAATGGGAACAGCGATCGTTTTATGGTATGGCTCTTGGTTGGCGTTGCGAGATGCTTTAACCCCTGGGGATGTGCTGGTATTCCTTACATACCTCAAGAATGCCTTTAAGCCGGTGCAGAACTTCGCTAAATATACTGGACGACTGGCTAAAGCTGCGGCTTCTGGGGAACGGATTTTGGATGTGTTAAATCAAAAACCAGATATCCATGATTTACCGGATGCAGTCCCAGCCTCAATTTTCCGGGGTGCGGTGCGTTTTGATCGCGTCCATTTTGCCTATGACTCAGGACGAGTGTTACTAGAAGACATTAATTTAAACATTCAATCGGGACAGCAAGTAGCGATTGTAGGGACTTCTGGTGGTGGTAAATCGACGTTAGTCAGTCTTTTATTACGACTTTATGATCCCACCTCTGGGCGAGTGATGATTGATGGGCGAGATATTCGAGAATATACATTGGCATCATTCCGTTCCCAAATTAGTGTAGTTTTGCAAGATAGTCTGTTGTTTGCTGCCAGTGTTAAGGAAAATATTGCCTACGGGATTGCTGGGGTATCTGATGCAGAAATTGAAGCGGCGGCGCGTTTAGCTCATGCTCATGATTTTATCCAAGCTTTACCGCAAGGATATGACACCCTGGTGGGGGAAAGAGGCGCAACTCTTTCGGGGGGACAAAGACAACGGATTGCGATCGCTCGTGCGGCTATTCGTCAAGCTCCTATCTTGATTTTAGATGAACCTACTACGGGGTTAGATAAGGAGAGTGAGAAGGCTGTAATTGATGCGTTGCAAAGGTTGTCACGGAATAGAACGACTTTTTTGATTACTCATGATCTGGATTTTGCTACTCGCGCAGATATGATTATTTATCTGGAACATGGGCGGATTGTGGAACAAGGTTCTCATGTGGAGTTGCTGAACAAAAATGGGCGTTATGCGGCTTTGTATGAGGTGCAGGCTTCTTTGAGGGTTTAG
- a CDS encoding phosphotransferase: MDFSDEKMPFLADAVDRVRVEECFRQCLVIAQNFRVQNIRVIRHKLGRRCLIEYELMDDVGEIITLIGKVRAKGTDFHSYELQKSLWESGFADDSADGISVPEPVGIIPEWQMWLQRRVEGVTATQILSQTNGIFPAKLIAEAAYKLHQANIIPRRSHRMSDELRILHERIPLVMEQYPQWQRRLERILLASDDLGANTPELKLCGIHRDFYPDQVIMNNSRLYLLDLDLYCAGNPAVDIGNFIAHLQEYSLRTVGNPQALQEYEDILKTRFLQLTGDEFSLAIQAYTILTLVRHIYISTLFPERRPFTAALLHLCEQRLNITHNS, encoded by the coding sequence ATGGATTTTAGTGATGAGAAGATGCCTTTTTTGGCGGATGCGGTTGATCGGGTACGGGTGGAGGAGTGTTTTAGGCAATGTTTGGTAATAGCCCAGAATTTTCGTGTGCAGAATATCCGGGTGATTCGTCATAAGTTGGGGCGGCGTTGTTTGATTGAATATGAGCTAATGGATGATGTTGGGGAAATTATTACTCTAATTGGCAAGGTGAGGGCTAAGGGAACGGATTTTCATAGTTATGAGTTACAGAAATCTCTCTGGGAATCGGGATTTGCTGATGATAGTGCTGATGGCATTTCTGTACCTGAACCTGTGGGGATAATTCCTGAGTGGCAAATGTGGTTACAGCGTCGGGTTGAAGGGGTGACTGCTACTCAAATCCTCTCACAAACTAACGGTATTTTCCCTGCAAAACTAATTGCTGAAGCTGCTTATAAATTGCATCAAGCTAATATTATCCCTCGTCGTTCTCATAGAATGTCGGATGAATTAAGAATTCTCCATGAACGGATTCCATTAGTGATGGAACAATATCCACAATGGCAAAGACGTTTAGAACGCATATTATTAGCCAGTGATGATTTAGGCGCAAACACACCAGAACTAAAACTCTGTGGTATCCATCGTGATTTTTACCCTGATCAAGTGATTATGAATAATTCTCGTTTGTATCTCCTTGATCTAGATTTATATTGTGCAGGTAATCCGGCAGTTGATATCGGTAATTTTATCGCTCATCTGCAAGAATATAGCTTACGTACTGTTGGTAATCCCCAAGCATTACAAGAGTATGAAGATATTCTCAAGACAAGATTTCTTCAGCTTACAGGTGATGAATTTTCCCTCGCTATTCAAGCCTATACCATCCTAACTTTAGTCCGACATATTTATATTAGTACCCTATTTCCCGAACGTCGCCCTTTTACCGCAGCACTATTACATCTCTGCGAACAACGACTCAATATAACTCATAATTCGTAA
- a CDS encoding glycosyltransferase family 4 protein has product MRVAYICADGGIPVFGQKGCSIHVQEVIRALKGQGGQVTLFANRLGGELPADLADVVVHQLPPIPKLERLQREQVALGMNPDLRLSLQKFGSFDLIYERYSLWSYGAMEYAQERGIPGLLEVNSPLIIEQAQHRGLIDRDGAEAVARRVFSAATALIAVSDGVKSYLLDYVDSSKVYVIPNGVNPRRFSPLRSVSQRESFTVGFVGSLKPWHGLPILTEAFSLLHQRVPHAKLLIVGDGPERENLEAELATRGLDAHTQFTGAVNPEQIPQLLTAMDVAVAPYAAQADFYFSPLKVYEYMAAGLPVVVSQIGQLTDLIDSGVNGMLCPPGDAIALANTLEQLWRSPNLRHSLGQAARETVIANHTWDAIARKILHIASSLPVEVKL; this is encoded by the coding sequence GTGAGAGTTGCTTATATTTGTGCTGATGGGGGGATTCCTGTTTTTGGGCAGAAGGGTTGCTCTATTCATGTGCAGGAGGTGATCCGGGCTTTGAAAGGGCAAGGTGGACAAGTTACATTGTTTGCTAATCGGTTGGGGGGAGAGTTACCGGCGGATTTGGCTGATGTGGTGGTGCATCAACTTCCACCTATTCCCAAGTTAGAGCGATTGCAGCGTGAGCAGGTTGCTTTGGGAATGAATCCTGATTTACGTTTAAGTTTGCAGAAGTTTGGCTCGTTTGATTTGATTTATGAGCGTTATTCTCTGTGGAGTTATGGCGCGATGGAATATGCCCAAGAGAGGGGAATTCCGGGTTTGTTGGAGGTGAATTCACCTCTGATTATCGAACAGGCACAGCATCGGGGTTTGATTGATCGTGATGGTGCGGAAGCTGTGGCGCGTCGGGTGTTTTCAGCCGCTACAGCATTGATTGCGGTTTCCGATGGGGTGAAAAGTTACTTGCTGGATTATGTGGATAGTAGCAAAGTTTATGTGATTCCTAATGGTGTTAATCCTCGTCGTTTTTCTCCTCTACGTTCTGTAAGTCAACGAGAAAGTTTTACAGTGGGGTTTGTTGGTAGTTTAAAACCTTGGCATGGATTACCTATTCTGACGGAAGCTTTTAGTTTACTGCATCAACGTGTTCCCCATGCCAAACTTTTGATTGTTGGGGATGGCCCGGAAAGAGAGAATCTGGAAGCTGAATTAGCTACACGGGGACTAGATGCTCATACTCAATTCACCGGTGCGGTAAATCCTGAGCAAATTCCCCAATTATTAACGGCGATGGATGTGGCTGTTGCACCATACGCCGCACAAGCTGATTTTTACTTCTCACCTTTGAAGGTGTATGAATATATGGCGGCTGGTTTGCCTGTAGTGGTTAGTCAGATTGGACAATTGACAGACTTAATTGATTCTGGGGTGAATGGTATGCTTTGCCCCCCTGGTGATGCGATCGCTTTAGCTAACACATTAGAACAATTATGGCGATCGCCTAATCTACGTCATAGTTTAGGACAAGCCGCGCGGGAAACTGTGATAGCTAATCATACTTGGGATGCGATCGCTCGGAAAATTCTGCATATAGCCTCTTCGTTACCTGTGGAGGTGAAACTATAA
- a CDS encoding iron uptake porin, producing MSNIAKVSATNIPVEQNSTLNKIISVSQLAEITHDSWAFQALQALTEQYDCVGLENTDNQIMTRYEFATKLNACILKINNSNFDKVNRETLTTIQKLQTEFSTELATFRNRIDLLENKVATLEIQQFSPQVELEGEVIFAVTGVAGGKKANSRTKPINNNLVLSDRLRLSLEASFNGKDKLQVRLQGRNTPELADFTDTKMANLGFDGDDDNEVEVDQLDYKFRLGKQTRVTLYALGGGLGDFVPSVNPLFSGSGDGSISTFGRENPIRRQGGGTGIGISHNLAKSLNFSLGYVTNDAANPEKGIFASPYGAIAQVTLEPTKNTALSLTYIHSYNNINTGTGSELTNNPFNSQADAITANSFGAEAAWQINPTITLGGRVGLIHATADDLPTNPNATISTWALLLTLNDIGKENSFAGFVIGQPPKVTHNSFGDAFKDQDTSLHLEAFYHLQITDNLAITPGLFVITNPEHNNNNDKIYIGTVRTTFTF from the coding sequence TTGAGTAATATAGCTAAAGTCAGTGCAACAAATATTCCAGTAGAACAAAATAGTACATTAAATAAAATCATATCAGTTTCTCAACTAGCGGAGATTACCCATGACAGTTGGGCATTCCAAGCACTACAAGCATTAACTGAGCAATATGATTGTGTTGGTCTGGAGAATACTGACAATCAAATCATGACTAGATATGAATTTGCTACTAAATTAAATGCTTGTATTCTCAAGATAAATAATAGTAACTTTGACAAAGTTAATCGAGAAACATTAACTACAATCCAAAAACTACAAACAGAATTTTCTACGGAATTAGCAACTTTTAGAAACCGCATCGATTTATTAGAAAACAAGGTGGCTACATTAGAAATACAACAGTTTTCGCCCCAAGTTGAGTTAGAGGGAGAAGTTATTTTTGCGGTGACTGGAGTCGCTGGCGGGAAAAAAGCTAACAGTAGAACTAAGCCAATCAATAATAATTTAGTGTTGAGCGATCGCCTCCGTCTCAGCTTAGAAGCAAGTTTTAATGGTAAAGACAAGTTACAAGTCCGTTTACAGGGACGCAACACACCAGAATTAGCAGATTTCACCGACACTAAAATGGCTAATTTAGGCTTTGATGGTGACGATGATAATGAAGTAGAAGTAGATCAGCTAGATTACAAATTTCGACTAGGTAAGCAAACCCGCGTCACCTTATACGCTTTGGGAGGAGGATTAGGCGATTTTGTTCCTAGTGTTAATCCTCTGTTTAGTGGTAGTGGAGACGGTTCAATTTCGACATTTGGGCGAGAAAATCCAATTAGAAGACAAGGTGGCGGTACAGGTATCGGTATTTCTCATAATCTCGCCAAGTCTCTCAATTTTTCATTGGGATACGTCACCAACGATGCAGCTAATCCAGAAAAGGGAATTTTTGCTAGTCCTTATGGGGCGATCGCTCAAGTCACCCTGGAACCCACCAAAAACACGGCACTTAGTCTTACCTATATCCACTCCTACAATAATATCAACACCGGCACTGGCAGCGAGTTAACCAACAACCCCTTTAATAGTCAAGCAGATGCAATTACAGCTAATTCCTTTGGTGCAGAAGCCGCTTGGCAAATTAACCCAACCATTACCCTGGGTGGACGAGTTGGTTTGATTCATGCAACAGCAGATGATTTACCCACAAACCCAAATGCTACTATTTCCACATGGGCATTACTACTAACTTTGAACGATATTGGCAAAGAAAATAGCTTTGCTGGGTTTGTGATAGGTCAACCGCCTAAAGTGACACATAATAGTTTTGGTGATGCCTTTAAAGATCAGGATACATCTTTACATTTGGAAGCTTTTTACCACCTACAAATTACCGATAATCTGGCAATAACTCCGGGTTTATTTGTCATCACCAACCCAGAGCATAATAATAATAACGACAAAATTTATATTGGCACAGTTCGGACAACTTTCACCTTCTAA
- a CDS encoding response regulator transcription factor: MNRILIAEDEPRIAAFIEKGLRSQGFTTAVATDAYSATNMALSSGFDLMILDLGLPGKDGLDVLEELRGQGENVPVIILTARDDIQDKVAGFEAGADDYLTKPFRFEELLVRVKARLRQSGGSQVMEEMVIKSGHIVLDLRSRKVKIGQDTIELPAREFTLAETFFRHPGQVLSREQLLDRVWGYDYDPGSNIVDVYVGYLRKKLGNDLIETVRGMGYRLRT, from the coding sequence ATGAATCGGATTCTCATAGCTGAAGATGAACCCCGCATAGCGGCTTTTATTGAGAAGGGACTGCGTTCTCAAGGTTTTACAACGGCTGTGGCTACTGATGCCTACTCGGCGACTAACATGGCATTAAGTAGCGGTTTTGATTTGATGATTTTGGATTTAGGGCTTCCTGGTAAAGATGGCTTGGATGTATTAGAAGAATTACGGGGACAAGGGGAAAATGTCCCAGTGATTATTTTGACTGCTCGTGATGACATTCAAGATAAGGTTGCAGGGTTTGAAGCAGGAGCAGATGACTATTTAACCAAGCCGTTTCGATTTGAAGAATTGTTAGTACGGGTAAAAGCTAGGTTACGTCAGAGTGGTGGTAGCCAGGTTATGGAAGAGATGGTAATTAAGTCGGGACATATAGTTTTAGATTTGCGATCGCGCAAAGTTAAAATCGGTCAAGACACCATAGAACTCCCAGCCAGGGAATTTACGCTGGCAGAAACCTTCTTTCGCCATCCTGGGCAAGTTTTGAGTCGTGAGCAATTATTAGATAGGGTATGGGGTTACGACTATGACCCAGGCTCGAATATTGTTGATGTTTACGTTGGTTATTTACGCAAAAAATTAGGTAATGACTTAATTGAAACTGTCCGAGGCATGGGTTATCGTCTGCGAACATAA